One Saccharopolyspora erythraea NRRL 2338 genomic region harbors:
- a CDS encoding DUF2182 domain-containing protein: MTSDAPPQDIPAPRAWSRAELALAGTLLLLATLSWWVTSTLAMPAMGLLTPMPMESMPAAFFLITWVVMMAAMMLPAITPFTVGVRRLVRARQPRRGTLAALTLGYLLLWSAAGVLAYAILRVFDTIMMSGAEVSVRAGGVVLLGAGLYQFTPLKRWCLTRCRSPLFLVVRHGEALLRGRAGALGVGVYHGAYCLGCCWALMLVQLALGAMSLVWMAVVAAVMTVEKALPRGEVTSHALGGVLVAAGMLLMIWPTLVL, translated from the coding sequence ATGACCAGCGATGCTCCCCCGCAGGACATTCCGGCGCCGCGCGCCTGGTCCCGGGCCGAGCTGGCGTTGGCCGGGACGCTGCTCCTCCTTGCCACGCTGTCATGGTGGGTTACATCGACGTTGGCGATGCCCGCGATGGGACTGCTCACGCCGATGCCGATGGAATCGATGCCTGCGGCGTTCTTCCTGATCACCTGGGTCGTGATGATGGCCGCGATGATGCTGCCCGCCATCACGCCGTTCACCGTCGGCGTGCGGCGGCTGGTGCGGGCGCGGCAGCCTCGGCGGGGCACGCTCGCCGCGCTGACGCTGGGCTACCTGCTGTTGTGGAGTGCCGCCGGAGTTCTCGCCTACGCGATCCTGCGGGTATTCGACACCATCATGATGTCCGGGGCCGAAGTGTCGGTCCGCGCGGGCGGCGTCGTCCTGCTTGGCGCCGGGCTGTACCAGTTCACGCCCCTGAAGCGCTGGTGCCTGACCCGCTGCCGCTCCCCGCTGTTCCTCGTGGTCCGGCACGGGGAAGCCCTGCTCCGCGGACGGGCCGGTGCGCTGGGGGTCGGCGTCTACCACGGCGCCTACTGCCTCGGCTGCTGCTGGGCGCTGATGCTCGTCCAATTGGCCCTCGGGGCGATGAGCCTCGTGTGGATGGCAGTCGTCGCGGCGGTCATGACGGTCGAGAAAGCTCTACCGCGGGGTGAGGTGACCAGCCACGCGCTGGGCGGGGTGCTCGTCGCCGCCGGAATGCTGCTGATGATCTGGCCCACCCTGGTGCTGTAA
- a CDS encoding DUF1326 domain-containing protein: protein MTKANIQQWRLVGAWFDVCNCSIPCPCSFDQPATHGYCDGVLLWHIGEGYYGQTRLDGFNVAMLGSFSGSFNGEHEDSRAAVFFDERADDAQRGALQKIFTGQAGGWPQQYKEIFGAQIVASEVLPIDASIADDLATWHVRVGDHAEARAEALTGPTMAEGERVQVHNMPASEVGPGQPPATLGRATMDRADAFGFVWERSGNSSKVIPFDWTGPEPA from the coding sequence ATGACCAAAGCCAACATCCAGCAGTGGCGCTTGGTAGGCGCGTGGTTCGACGTGTGCAATTGCTCGATCCCGTGTCCGTGCTCATTCGACCAACCAGCGACCCATGGATACTGCGACGGCGTCCTGCTCTGGCACATCGGCGAAGGGTATTACGGACAGACGCGACTCGACGGCTTCAACGTCGCGATGCTCGGCTCGTTCAGTGGCAGCTTCAACGGCGAGCACGAGGATTCCCGCGCCGCGGTGTTCTTCGACGAGCGAGCCGACGATGCGCAGCGCGGGGCGCTGCAGAAGATCTTCACCGGCCAAGCCGGCGGATGGCCCCAGCAGTACAAGGAAATCTTCGGGGCGCAGATCGTCGCTTCCGAGGTACTGCCGATCGATGCGTCCATCGCCGATGACCTCGCGACCTGGCACGTACGCGTCGGCGACCACGCCGAAGCCCGGGCCGAAGCGCTCACCGGGCCCACGATGGCAGAGGGCGAGCGGGTGCAGGTGCACAACATGCCCGCCTCCGAAGTCGGACCGGGCCAGCCGCCGGCCACCTTGGGACGGGCGACGATGGACCGGGCCGACGCCTTCGGGTTCGTGTGGGAACGCTCCGGCAACTCCAGCAAGGTCATCCCGTTCGACTGGACGGGGCCTGAGCCGGCATGA
- a CDS encoding cysteine desulfurase family protein — protein MTSERTTMSLIYLDHQATTPPDEAVLAAMNEANTRLFANPASPHAAGLRVFSEVERVRDLIARFLDVRKTEIYFTSGATEANNLAIKGIAAEHPGGHVLTSAVEHKSVLDTCRSLEQAGHPLTVLPVDEQGRVRPEDVAAHLRPDTILVSIMLANNEIGTIQPIREIAQITREASVPLHCDATQGMGYLPTRAPDLGVDLLTFSGHKIYGPKGVGVLFAANDLTDRSPLRRLLHGGAQERGLRAGTLNTPAILGLGAAVGLLDHRAASQLTNLRARLLNELAGGGARFECNSGTDAGFLPHAVNLSFTGVDAQQLLLDLTDVAVSSGSACNSSSQEPSHVLRAIGLSDERIKSSIRLSIGRSTTEADIVQAAASLTAAVARCRR, from the coding sequence GTGACTTCTGAGCGGACCACCATGTCGCTGATCTATCTCGACCACCAGGCCACCACCCCGCCAGACGAAGCGGTGCTGGCGGCGATGAACGAAGCCAACACCCGGCTTTTCGCCAACCCCGCAAGCCCGCACGCCGCAGGACTTCGCGTCTTCAGCGAGGTGGAGCGCGTCCGCGACCTGATCGCTCGTTTCCTGGATGTGCGCAAGACCGAGATCTACTTCACCTCCGGCGCCACCGAGGCCAACAACCTCGCCATCAAGGGGATAGCGGCGGAACATCCTGGTGGACACGTGCTTACCAGCGCCGTCGAGCACAAGTCCGTTCTGGACACCTGCAGGTCGCTGGAGCAGGCAGGTCATCCGCTCACCGTGCTGCCGGTCGACGAGCAGGGCAGGGTTCGCCCGGAGGACGTCGCGGCACATCTGCGGCCCGACACGATCCTGGTGTCGATCATGCTGGCGAACAACGAGATCGGCACAATCCAGCCGATCCGCGAGATCGCGCAGATCACCAGGGAAGCAAGCGTGCCTCTGCACTGCGATGCCACGCAGGGTATGGGATATCTGCCGACGCGGGCGCCGGATCTCGGGGTGGATCTGCTGACCTTCTCCGGTCACAAGATCTACGGCCCAAAGGGCGTCGGCGTGTTGTTCGCTGCCAACGACCTGACCGACCGGTCGCCGCTGCGCCGGCTACTGCACGGAGGTGCCCAGGAACGGGGCCTGCGCGCCGGCACCCTGAACACGCCGGCGATTCTCGGCCTCGGTGCGGCGGTCGGCCTACTCGACCACCGCGCGGCGAGTCAGCTGACGAACCTGCGTGCACGACTGCTAAATGAACTGGCGGGCGGCGGCGCCCGATTCGAGTGCAACAGCGGCACCGACGCCGGCTTTCTCCCGCACGCGGTGAACCTGTCGTTCACCGGTGTGGACGCGCAGCAGCTCCTGCTGGACCTGACCGACGTGGCTGTCTCCTCCGGTTCGGCCTGCAACAGCAGCTCGCAGGAGCCCTCCCACGTCCTGCGTGCGATCGGCCTGTCCGACGAGCGGATCAAAAGCAGCATCCGCCTCAGCATCGGTCGCTCCACCACGGAGGCCGACATCGTGCAGGCGGCGGCGAGCCTGACCGCCGCAGTCGCGCGCTGCCGCCGTTAG
- a CDS encoding IS5 family transposase, with protein sequence MARPRPWEVSDELWALIEPLLPRHERRFRYPGRRRIDDRKTLQGILFVLYTGIQWEFLPQELGFGSGSTCWRRLAEWQQAGVWEQLQRVLLDRLRAADQLDFSRAVVDSSQIQAKRGRGCPKVGPSPVDRGRPGSKHHVITDACGTPLRVVLTGSNRNDVTQLVPLVEAIPPVRGRPGRPRRKPRRLYADRAYDHDVYRDKLRARGITPRIARRGDDHGSGLGKLRWVVEAAIAWLHGPRRLRIRWETRDDIHDGFLQLTHCMILAAKLPTHAI encoded by the coding sequence ATGGCTCGCCCGAGGCCGTGGGAGGTCAGCGACGAGTTGTGGGCGTTGATCGAGCCGTTGCTGCCCCGGCACGAGCGTCGGTTTCGGTATCCGGGTCGGCGTCGGATCGACGATCGCAAGACTCTGCAGGGCATCTTGTTCGTGCTCTACACCGGCATCCAGTGGGAGTTTCTGCCGCAGGAGTTGGGATTCGGCTCGGGGTCGACGTGCTGGCGGCGGTTGGCCGAGTGGCAGCAGGCCGGAGTATGGGAGCAGTTGCAGCGGGTGCTGCTGGATCGCCTGCGAGCGGCCGATCAGTTGGACTTCTCCCGAGCGGTCGTGGATTCCTCCCAGATCCAGGCCAAACGGGGACGTGGTTGCCCAAAAGTCGGTCCGAGTCCGGTTGACCGTGGTCGGCCGGGCTCGAAGCACCACGTCATCACCGATGCCTGTGGAACCCCGTTGCGGGTGGTGCTGACCGGCAGCAACCGCAACGATGTGACCCAGCTGGTGCCGCTGGTGGAGGCGATCCCACCGGTGCGCGGACGGCCGGGTCGGCCCCGCCGCAAACCCCGCCGCCTCTACGCAGACCGGGCCTACGACCACGACGTCTACCGAGACAAGCTGCGGGCCCGGGGCATCACACCCCGGATCGCTCGCCGAGGTGACGACCACGGTTCCGGCCTCGGCAAGCTGCGGTGGGTGGTCGAAGCCGCGATCGCCTGGCTGCACGGACCACGCCGCCTACGGATCCGCTGGGAAACCCGCGACGACATCCACGACGGCTTCCTCCAACTCACCCACTGCATGATCCTCGCCGCCAAGCTCCCCACACACGCAATCTGA
- a CDS encoding FAD-dependent oxidoreductase — translation MTSPSGRTPDRYPHLFSPLTVGTRWLKNRIVFPAVIPNLARQGRVTDRTVAFYAERAAGGVALVVSEGLFVHGSSVPPPTGLPAFDPANFDGFQRIAEAVESQDCRMVGQLFHMGRQQLWTPGAASPLGVSSRPDPFRWTVPHVMSISEIAMVVEAFVASAATLRRAGFSGVEVHAAHGHLITQFLSSWSNTREDEYGGDLDGRTRFLREVLAGIRTECGPDFLLGLKMPGDELVDGGITPSESARILQRVSSETPVDYVGFGQGNSSLSFGDHLPDMHYPTGPYLRTQRELRAGSDAPVVAFGRITSAAEAEAVVRDGTGDLVGLGRLLLADPGFPAKVQSGREDAVQPCIYCNACWAEVTQGRTIACVTNPRLGTTGEAAPQVKPALTKRRVTVVGAGVAGLRTAAAAAGRGHEVTLLAGQLGGKARLESQLPGRRDIAKALDYQQRQAVEHGVRIELDVFATEERVLAERPDTVVLATGSRMVRPLGLDADSEPGTSVRDYLDEVDCTGGDLVDGTAVLYDFDHTGGTYAVADLLAQRYRHVTILTPRPHLGDGVPYLNLLGVYRRLYEAGVRIVPSSEPVLCKDNVVRYANVFTGETTEVEDVRLFTWSTPREPNDELAAPLAAGGMEVHLVGDAYSPRSMLAAIHEAQTLAERL, via the coding sequence ATGACAAGCCCGTCAGGCCGGACTCCGGACCGTTACCCGCACCTGTTCTCGCCGCTCACCGTGGGCACTCGGTGGTTGAAGAACCGCATCGTGTTCCCGGCGGTGATTCCCAACCTGGCGCGACAGGGGCGGGTAACGGACCGGACGGTCGCCTTCTACGCGGAGCGAGCCGCCGGCGGGGTGGCGTTGGTCGTCTCCGAAGGGCTGTTCGTGCACGGGAGTTCGGTGCCGCCACCGACCGGGCTCCCTGCCTTCGACCCGGCCAACTTCGACGGTTTCCAGCGAATCGCGGAGGCGGTCGAGTCGCAGGACTGCCGGATGGTCGGCCAGCTGTTCCACATGGGGCGCCAGCAGCTCTGGACGCCGGGGGCCGCCAGCCCGCTGGGCGTTTCGAGCCGGCCCGACCCCTTCCGCTGGACCGTTCCGCACGTCATGTCCATCTCCGAGATCGCCATGGTCGTCGAGGCGTTCGTCGCCTCGGCGGCCACGCTGCGGCGAGCCGGTTTCTCCGGGGTCGAGGTGCACGCCGCGCACGGACACCTGATCACCCAGTTCCTCTCGTCATGGTCGAACACCAGGGAAGACGAGTACGGCGGTGACCTGGACGGACGGACCAGGTTCCTCCGCGAGGTGCTAGCCGGCATCCGTACGGAGTGCGGTCCCGACTTCCTGCTGGGGCTGAAGATGCCGGGTGACGAGCTGGTGGACGGCGGGATCACCCCTTCGGAGTCGGCCCGCATCCTCCAGCGCGTCTCCAGCGAGACGCCAGTGGACTATGTCGGGTTCGGCCAGGGCAACTCCTCGCTCAGCTTCGGCGACCATCTACCGGACATGCATTACCCGACCGGTCCGTACCTGCGGACCCAGCGGGAGCTCCGGGCGGGAAGCGATGCGCCGGTGGTGGCCTTCGGGCGCATCACGTCGGCCGCCGAAGCCGAAGCCGTCGTGCGCGACGGCACCGGCGACTTGGTCGGACTGGGACGGCTGCTGCTGGCCGATCCCGGTTTCCCCGCGAAGGTCCAGTCCGGGCGTGAAGACGCGGTCCAGCCGTGCATCTACTGCAACGCTTGCTGGGCCGAGGTCACCCAGGGCCGGACGATCGCCTGCGTCACCAACCCTCGTCTCGGTACCACAGGTGAAGCGGCACCTCAGGTGAAACCGGCGTTGACGAAGCGACGGGTCACGGTGGTCGGTGCCGGCGTGGCCGGCCTGCGGACGGCAGCCGCGGCGGCCGGACGCGGACACGAGGTGACCCTGCTGGCAGGGCAACTCGGTGGTAAAGCGAGACTGGAATCGCAGTTGCCGGGTCGGCGGGACATCGCGAAAGCGCTCGACTACCAGCAGCGGCAGGCCGTGGAACACGGTGTCCGCATCGAGCTCGACGTGTTCGCGACCGAGGAGCGGGTCCTCGCGGAGCGGCCCGACACGGTGGTGCTGGCAACCGGGTCACGGATGGTGCGACCGCTTGGTCTTGATGCCGACAGCGAGCCAGGGACCAGCGTGCGCGATTACCTGGACGAAGTCGACTGCACTGGGGGTGACCTGGTGGATGGCACCGCCGTGCTCTACGACTTCGATCACACGGGCGGCACATATGCTGTCGCGGACCTCTTGGCGCAACGCTATCGTCACGTGACGATCCTGACTCCCAGGCCGCACCTCGGCGACGGTGTGCCGTACCTCAACCTCCTCGGTGTCTACCGGCGCCTGTACGAGGCGGGAGTGCGGATCGTGCCGTCGTCCGAACCGGTTCTGTGCAAGGACAACGTGGTGCGCTACGCCAACGTCTTCACCGGTGAGACGACCGAGGTCGAGGACGTCCGCCTGTTCACCTGGTCCACGCCCCGGGAGCCCAACGACGAACTGGCGGCCCCGCTAGCGGCGGGGGGCATGGAGGTTCACCTCGTCGGGGACGCGTACTCGCCGCGCAGCATGCTCGCGGCCATCCACGAAGCCCAGACACTGGCCGAGAGACTGTGA
- a CDS encoding thioesterase domain-containing protein translates to MKRIALRKLLENKNIGNDRLLNLEGSNVKVLREGSPILFIYPATDGSVGYMNNYLPHIPESWGVYALQTPGMDGEQEPYRTVPEIAAHGIREMRRIQPEGPYYVAGNCMGGLPAYETARQLHEQGERAGLVLHLMPNFNRPWKELPVDANSLQKRAIIDYVYIIERLLEVEIDLPWEELDGLDENEQVDFVVRYVSERNLLNGMDLDVFRNRMGIYKSNLSAMLTYDPPAGFDGSITILAVGEDDRGETAISALSPYAAPLRSIHRDQINTIHINADGGALFDGSEPHMGKIGAELTRIMNAAGAPAS, encoded by the coding sequence ATGAAGCGGATTGCCCTGCGCAAGCTGCTGGAGAACAAGAACATCGGCAACGACCGGCTGCTGAACCTGGAAGGCTCCAACGTCAAGGTACTCCGCGAGGGCTCACCGATCCTGTTCATCTACCCGGCCACTGACGGCAGCGTCGGCTACATGAACAACTACCTGCCGCACATCCCCGAGTCCTGGGGCGTCTACGCGCTGCAGACCCCAGGCATGGACGGCGAGCAGGAGCCCTACAGGACGGTGCCCGAGATCGCCGCGCACGGCATTCGCGAGATGCGCCGCATCCAGCCGGAGGGGCCGTACTACGTCGCCGGGAACTGCATGGGCGGGCTGCCCGCGTACGAGACCGCGCGGCAGCTCCACGAACAGGGAGAGCGCGCCGGGCTGGTGCTGCACCTGATGCCGAACTTCAACCGGCCGTGGAAGGAGCTGCCGGTCGACGCGAATTCGCTGCAGAAGCGCGCGATCATCGACTACGTCTACATCATCGAGCGCCTGCTTGAAGTCGAGATCGACCTGCCGTGGGAGGAGCTGGACGGCCTTGACGAGAACGAGCAGGTCGACTTCGTCGTGCGGTACGTGTCGGAGCGGAACCTGCTGAACGGCATGGACCTCGACGTCTTCCGCAACCGAATGGGTATCTACAAGTCGAACCTCTCGGCGATGCTGACCTACGATCCGCCTGCCGGTTTCGACGGCTCGATCACGATTCTCGCCGTGGGAGAGGACGACCGCGGGGAAACGGCGATCAGCGCGCTGTCGCCGTACGCCGCGCCGCTTCGGTCGATCCACCGCGACCAGATCAACACCATCCACATCAACGCCGACGGCGGTGCGCTGTTCGACGGCTCCGAGCCGCACATGGGCAAGATCGGCGCCGAGCTGACCCGCATCATGAACGCCGCGGGCGCGCCGGCCTCCTGA
- a CDS encoding non-ribosomal peptide synthetase, which translates to MTGVQDRIWFLNKLDPTGVAYTFSVAYRIKGPVDTSAFADALDAVVRRHPALRTTFHEVNGAPVQFVEPGLTPVLRSVDIIGASHDEVDQRLRAELIAPFDLAQGPLLRSVLLRSGDQEYIWGLSLHHLIADGWTTGLIVREMSEIMSGNETTAEGALDYTDYVGWERERAADPGAASNLDYWVNKLNAVTPVELPLDRPRPPQRGYEGGRVDFALPPELAAELAEFGRSEAATTFGTLLAVYLVLVFHYTEQEDLVVGTPHANRLDQKFEGTAGCFVSTLVLRSGVSAEMSFRDVLRRVAQVCAEAWDHQDYSYEKLVGELVDTRDLSRNALFQVFFALQDAFQPLRVPGTTAELYPFDDGTVQFDLELHFFPGEDEGLLGSFLYDTALFERSSIEAMGRRWLDLAKLLLASPDAAIGELSLLSAQEHSDLEARNSTEADYDKNATVDQLLARQAGITPERTALACRGSELSYAELDHAVSALAGRIRAVQDKGERVGIFLDRSADIVTAVLAAARAGAVYVPLATDLPPERMSWIIEDTGMRLVITHSDIATRLPDEIRPLLVDRDSEPPVDGRSEPPAAVDPAYVLHTSGSTGKPKGVEVRHDNLLNLLHAMARKPGITSQDVLLAVTSLSFDISMLELLLPLITGAKLVVASEEEAADPVRLAELMTTSGATIMQATPSTWRMLFDSGWQGREQLKALCGGEALSRDLADRLVQGCAEVWNVYGPTETTIWSARWKVTAEGPVRIGEPIENTRFYVVNQRGRLVPPGVPGELCIAGDGVANGYLNRPEETERRFVDLAAAKGFSERVYRTGDLVRQIADGSLVFLGRTDHQLKVRGHRVEAAEIEHVLRRHPSISEAVVTLAANATLVAHVEVIPDGSVSSEELRDLLAPSLPGYMVPQRFVVHEEFPLTPNGKVDRKTLSAMPVEVGSDDEKHEPPNGEVEAFIAQVYSDLLDRNEVGRYDGFFDLGGHSLLATRALYQIKERYGVQVQLQDLFANPTVEALAAQIESAMTRSEQDDREIGTVLDQLESMSDEEVARLLAGLE; encoded by the coding sequence TTGACGGGCGTGCAGGACCGCATCTGGTTCCTCAACAAGCTCGACCCCACGGGCGTGGCGTACACGTTCTCGGTCGCGTACCGGATCAAGGGCCCGGTGGACACGTCCGCGTTCGCCGATGCGCTTGATGCCGTTGTGCGCAGGCACCCTGCCCTACGGACCACGTTCCACGAGGTGAACGGGGCTCCGGTGCAGTTCGTCGAGCCCGGGCTGACTCCCGTACTCCGCAGCGTCGACATCATCGGCGCCTCGCATGATGAGGTCGACCAGCGGCTGAGGGCCGAGCTGATTGCTCCCTTCGACCTCGCGCAGGGTCCGCTGCTGCGCTCGGTGCTTCTGCGTTCCGGTGACCAGGAATACATCTGGGGCCTGAGCTTGCACCACCTGATCGCGGACGGGTGGACCACCGGGCTCATCGTGCGCGAGATGTCCGAGATCATGTCCGGGAACGAGACCACGGCGGAAGGAGCGCTGGACTACACCGACTACGTCGGATGGGAGCGGGAACGGGCAGCCGACCCCGGCGCCGCCTCGAACCTGGATTACTGGGTCAACAAGCTGAACGCGGTGACTCCGGTCGAACTGCCGCTGGACCGGCCGCGCCCGCCGCAACGCGGCTACGAAGGTGGGCGAGTGGACTTCGCCCTGCCGCCGGAGCTGGCCGCCGAGCTGGCCGAGTTCGGCAGGAGCGAAGCGGCCACCACGTTCGGTACGCTGCTCGCCGTCTACCTCGTGCTGGTGTTCCACTACACCGAGCAGGAAGATCTCGTGGTCGGCACACCGCATGCCAACCGGCTGGACCAGAAGTTCGAAGGCACGGCGGGCTGCTTCGTGAGCACTCTGGTGCTGCGCAGCGGAGTGTCCGCCGAGATGAGCTTCCGCGACGTACTGCGCCGGGTCGCGCAGGTGTGCGCCGAGGCGTGGGACCACCAGGACTACTCGTACGAGAAGCTGGTGGGCGAGCTGGTCGACACCCGAGACCTGAGCCGCAACGCGTTGTTCCAGGTGTTTTTCGCACTTCAGGACGCGTTCCAGCCGCTGCGAGTTCCCGGCACGACCGCCGAGCTGTACCCGTTCGACGACGGGACGGTGCAGTTCGACCTCGAGCTGCACTTCTTCCCGGGTGAGGACGAGGGGCTGCTGGGCAGCTTCCTCTACGACACCGCGCTGTTCGAGCGCTCGAGCATCGAGGCGATGGGGCGGCGATGGCTGGACCTCGCCAAGCTGCTGCTCGCCTCGCCCGATGCCGCGATCGGAGAGTTGTCGTTGCTCTCCGCGCAGGAGCACAGCGACCTCGAAGCCCGCAACTCCACCGAGGCTGACTACGACAAGAACGCCACGGTCGACCAACTTCTGGCTCGGCAGGCCGGAATCACCCCCGAGCGCACGGCTCTGGCCTGCCGCGGTTCGGAGCTAAGCTACGCCGAGCTCGACCACGCCGTCTCCGCACTGGCGGGACGAATCCGCGCGGTGCAGGACAAGGGAGAGCGAGTCGGCATCTTCCTGGACCGCAGTGCCGACATCGTGACCGCGGTGCTGGCCGCGGCCCGAGCGGGCGCGGTGTACGTTCCGCTGGCCACCGACCTCCCGCCCGAGCGGATGTCCTGGATCATCGAGGACACCGGCATGCGGCTGGTGATCACGCACTCGGACATCGCCACCCGGCTGCCGGACGAGATCCGGCCGCTGCTGGTCGATCGGGACTCGGAACCGCCGGTGGACGGACGGTCCGAACCGCCCGCCGCCGTTGATCCCGCCTACGTGCTGCACACCTCAGGGTCGACGGGCAAGCCCAAGGGCGTCGAGGTGCGGCACGACAACCTGCTGAACCTTCTGCATGCGATGGCCCGCAAGCCGGGAATCACATCGCAGGACGTGTTGCTGGCGGTCACCAGCCTGTCCTTCGACATCTCGATGCTGGAACTCCTGCTGCCGCTCATCACCGGTGCGAAGCTGGTCGTCGCGTCGGAAGAAGAGGCGGCCGACCCGGTCCGGCTGGCCGAGCTGATGACGACCAGCGGCGCGACCATCATGCAGGCCACGCCCTCCACCTGGAGGATGCTGTTCGACTCCGGTTGGCAAGGACGCGAGCAGCTCAAGGCGCTTTGCGGTGGCGAGGCGTTGAGTCGTGACCTCGCCGACCGGCTCGTGCAGGGCTGCGCGGAGGTGTGGAACGTCTACGGGCCCACGGAGACGACGATCTGGTCCGCGCGTTGGAAGGTCACCGCAGAAGGACCTGTCCGCATCGGGGAGCCGATCGAGAACACCCGTTTCTACGTCGTGAACCAACGCGGCCGGCTCGTGCCACCCGGCGTGCCGGGTGAGCTCTGCATCGCCGGTGACGGGGTCGCCAACGGCTACCTGAACCGGCCGGAGGAGACCGAGCGCCGCTTCGTGGACCTCGCCGCTGCGAAGGGATTCTCCGAGCGCGTTTACCGGACCGGGGACCTGGTCCGCCAGATCGCCGACGGCAGCCTGGTGTTCCTCGGAAGAACGGACCACCAGCTCAAGGTGCGGGGACATCGCGTCGAAGCCGCGGAAATCGAGCACGTGCTTCGCCGGCATCCGTCGATCAGCGAGGCGGTGGTCACGCTCGCAGCGAATGCGACGCTCGTCGCGCACGTTGAGGTGATCCCGGACGGGAGCGTTTCCTCCGAGGAGCTTCGCGACCTGCTCGCCCCGAGCCTGCCCGGATACATGGTGCCGCAGCGCTTCGTCGTGCACGAGGAGTTCCCATTGACCCCGAACGGAAAAGTCGACCGCAAGACTCTGTCGGCGATGCCGGTGGAGGTCGGCTCGGACGATGAGAAGCACGAGCCGCCCAACGGCGAGGTCGAGGCTTTCATCGCGCAGGTCTACAGCGACCTCCTCGATCGGAACGAGGTGGGCCGGTACGACGGGTTCTTCGACCTGGGCGGCCATTCGCTGCTGGCGACCAGGGCGCTGTACCAGATCAAGGAACGCTACGGCGTGCAGGTGCAACTGCAGGATCTGTTCGCCAATCCCACAGTGGAGGCATTGGCGGCGCAGATCGAGAGCGCGATGACGCGCAGCGAACAAGACGACCGTGAGATCGGCACGGTACTGGACCAGCTCGAGTCCATGTCGGACGAGGAAGTGGCTCGTCTGCTGGCCGGACTCGAGTAA